ATGttagtaaaatttttaaatttaaaccAAAACTTATTGAAGTAGAATTACTAtgtgaagaagaagaaaatagaTATGACATGGCTcttatagatatatataaaaaaacatacTCTATGGAAAGATACCATGAAAGTAATTTGAAAGAACATAATAAAGTAagatcaaataaaaaaacagaTATAACTAGTGTATAcaataagaataattttaataaatcaccAATTAAAAGTAATATACATAATTCATATGATTTTCCTCTATTATCTAATGAGGATAATAAAACAACTAGTGCgaaaaaaaactattataCTGTTGTATCTATAATAGGCCATATAAATCATGGGAAAACTACATTGTTGGATAAAATAACAAACAATAATTTAGCATTAAGCGAAGCTGGTTGCATTACACAAAATATAAAGCCTATTAATTTTGAACAAGGGCCATTTAAGTTTACTTTTCTTGATACTCCTGGCCATAAAgtttttcaaatatttagAGGAAGAGCTGCATTTCTTTCTGATatcttaattattttaatttcattgGAAGTAGGAGCAGAAATACAAACAGAAGAAGCAATTAAATATGCTGATAATTTCAATATTCCCGTTATTTTCGCATTAAATAAAGTtgatttatataaagaaaatgaatctATAGTTAAAGctgaattaaaaaatcaaTGTAGAAAAATGTATGATGACGGtcttttaaaacataacTTCTCCAGTGAAATTGATAATGCCATAAGTATATCATCATTAACTGGTCATAATTTGAATAAGTTGATTAatagaatatttttcatttcccAGAATATAAACATACCATATCATAATGTAAAcgatttttataataattatgattctattaaaaaaaaattttctcttAATtgtaatagtaataataatcagGAAAGTATCAAAAAGGAAACAAAAAaggaaatgaaaaatttcgatttaaatttattgcaaaaatatatacgAAAGTCAGATTTTTTATTAGCTTTAGATAAAAAACCATTTGGTATGGGGATTGTTGTAGATATAAGTAAGGATTCTAGTAAAGGAACAATTTTGAATGTTATTGTAAGAAATGGGTTTTTTATTGAaggaaattattttatatgtgGTTCCGCCTATggaaaaattcaaaaaatgtataaatttaatagtGACTTTAAAGAATGTTGCACTTACGCTTCAATAGGAATGGCAGTGCAAATTTCTGGgattaaaaaatatggaaaTGCAACAACAGATGATTTAATTTTTGCTCTTCCTCAAAACAATGCTTTTCGATTATGCCAATATAGGCTTATGGTGGAAAAATTAAGCACTTTACAAGTTAGTggaaaagaaattaaagtTTCGTGGGAAAatgatatgaaaaaaaatgaatttcaCGGAGAAGGAATATATGAAAACAGACTAGAAATGTCTGACAAAAGAAAAGCCATTGAAGAATTTGGAATAGAAAATgagaaaatatttaatgatGTTTCTGTAGAAGAATTTCACAAAAGCAACACCCAACTGAggaaagaagaaaatgaatctataaaaattgaattagaagaagaatataaaaataataatttgaaaaataataaaaaagaaaaattaaaaagcaTTATTTTATCAGATGACAACAACGAAAGTATCTTAATACCTGAGGACAAcacatttttattctttaacgattcaaaaaaaaaggagGCATTTGATGATAACATCTCTAAATTTGCAAAACGTAAAAATGAAGACATAACGCAAGAATTTTATGATCATAAGTATATTGAAAATACTGAAAATGTAGATAATAAtgattatataaagaatatatcACATAATTTACTGAGTATTAATTATTTAGACAGCAATGAATCTAAGTTCAAAAATAATCTTGTTAGTAACATAAACAATAATTATATGAATACAAATAATGAtagtaaagaaaatatagaagATGCTTATAATTGTTGGGAAATTAATAATCATAatctacaaaaaaaaaaaaatcatgataacataaataattctaaaagtgataatatacttaaaaaggaagataaaaaagaaaggcAAGAAGAAGAAACGAAAAatcaaaaacaaaattattttaaatatacaaaCATTTCATTTAAAGAAAAGCCATTAACTGTCCaaggaagaaaaaataaatatagtaAGGGTTTGTATACATCGGATAATACATCAGCAAGTAATGAAAATTCAGAAAATTCAACATATGAAAATGATCATGAACATGTTAATAAATTGAACGAACCTTGGTATTATGAAGAAAGCGAGGAAAGTTGGGCAAAAAAAGTATTGCAAAGAAATGATGAATTAATGGAAAGATGGAGAAATAAAACAAGACAGAGAGAAATTGAGAAAGAAAGgcaaattttttatgaaaaacaAATGATATTGAAAAACGAAATTCAGAAGAGAAATCTTCTAGGGGAAGAGAAGCTAACAGAAGAGGAAATTAATGAATAtctatatgataaaaaaaaagatactgTAAATACACAAGcaaatgaagaaattaaattaccaaaaaaaaatcgTCCAGTAATACCTATTATAATAAGAACTAATTACGTTGGAAtgtttgatatttttttaaatgaatttgaAAATcttcaaaataaatataatgtaaaaatatcAGTTGTTCATGGTGGTATAGGACCTATTACTCCAAATGATGTCGTTCATGCTGAAGTAGAAAGTAATTATGGTTACTGTTGTATTTATGCTTTTCAGGTGAAAGTGTTACCTGACTCAGTAAAACAGGCAGTTCTTTCAAATATAGTAATTAAACAATTTGACGTTTTTACAGATTTAATAGATGACGTTGTTAagagaattaaaaatataaaatcatTAATTACGCACAATATGTACGTAAGGAGccttaaaaaagaaaaatcacAAGAAGGAATATAAAACagattaaataatttataaatttagctgaatttttaaactatcataatatagaaaaaaatatttcttagtttttttttttaaatattcatttttttttaatttttcgtTTAATGTAATTATGTTaccattatttttaatgaaaaaaatattcattcaAACTTTTAAAATTCTTAAATAATCATATGCatacttatttatatatgtgcATTTGTTTATtctcagaaaaaaaaataatgtaattattatttgtattatgatttataaattttagtaGATTTTcatgtttatatatttcattttacttTACCAAATATAtggaatataaattttatagaggtattaatatataaacctcttactattttttttaataatttgattagaaaataaataaaaattgttcTTATATagcaatttaaaaaataaaatttataaaaaaaaaaaaaataaaataaaaatttattctcAATTCTATTAAATgatcaaaaaatatagaagatAGGAACAATAAAAACaacatacataaaaaaaaaaaaaaaaaaaaaggtaatgTAAGTTGTatactttttaattaaattttttctaagtacaaaacatattaaaaaaaaaaaataagtaaaatatattttttagctAATTTGTTAAATGTATATTTCCCGATAAAaattccttttatttttttgtataattttaGTTATGgtttttactattttaaatttattcttCCTTTTTACTTATTTGTAATTATCTCTCAATTGTTCCATggtaaatataattaaaatatatcacaacttttaacttttttcctttcataaaataatagTAGTATTTACCGTTGGATTGGAAACAACAAAGGTTGATGGGTAAACTTGTACTGGTGTAGAGACAATTGTAGGTGTTGTTGGAATTGTATAAACTGTTTGAGTTGAAACCACAGGAACAGACACACATGTCCTGTAAACTACTGTTGAATTGGGAACATATACAATAGACATCTTTACAAATTGTATATttataggaaaaaaaaatatgttattttttgttaaagcaaattaaaaatgtttaaaagaataatagaatataaaaatattaaatcttaaaaattatatattatggtttaaaaataaatacaagttaaaaataaaagaaaaaatattaaaaaaaaaaattaaaattaaaataataaaaaaaaataatattatcaattaattttcttttttctttttactagctatttgttttaaaaaaaaaaaaaattatgaatacatgattttattatctttGCAGTGtgcataaattttttatttaatattatctatattttgaaaaatatttttgtgctttatattcatattataataatatttcatgAAAATTAGAAGTGTATCCAGTGCTAAGCTTTGTTCTAAAATGGGAACagttttcataaaaatacataaaatatatataaattataaagttgttgaatgataattattatttatgtttttctttattttaaataacagAATACATTtatagcttttttttttttttttttaaagtgaTTCATTTTAGTTAACTTTAGAACAATACAATTTCCGATTAAGGCTAGAACAATTAAGAAATAACTAGAAAATTAAAGTTTATattaacaaataaataaaatttaagaattttttgtttaattaaGGTATATTACCATGTATTGCTAAATTAATGCctgtaatttaaaatactATGAAAATGtctttaagaaaaaaaaaaaaaatttatgaacaAAGAAATAGACAAATAAATCTATActttatttatgttattaaTACCTAcagaaaatttattaaagatattaatgcaaaaaaaaatttttatataataaaatttatgaaaataccttataaaatttaatgttacaataaaaaaaatttaatttatttttataatatttattaatctttattttccatgtatatcaaaattattctttaatttttttaaaaagtaattCATGTATTAGTATAATTGAaaaacttttaataaattttaaatatacattaATAGTTAGTTTAGCcaatgaatttaaaaaaaaaaaaaa
The sequence above is drawn from the Plasmodium relictum strain SGS1 genome assembly, chromosome: 14 genome and encodes:
- the IF2a gene encoding translation initiation factor IF-2, putative — its product is MIYLCTKLLYKGKYIPVGRRIFRETLIKGRKQKSPIILLPPYISIHELRLMLNINYETCFKAANVYKNGNKYTWKDSDDRIFQTVNKRNVIIPYSVAAYVSKIFKFKPKLIEVELLCEEEENRYDMALIDIYKKTYSMERYHESNLKEHNKVRSNKKTDITSVYNKNNFNKSPIKSNIHNSYDFPLLSNEDNKTTSAKKNYYTVVSIIGHINHGKTTLLDKITNNNLALSEAGCITQNIKPINFEQGPFKFTFLDTPGHKVFQIFRGRAAFLSDILIILISLEVGAEIQTEEAIKYADNFNIPVIFALNKVDLYKENESIVKAELKNQCRKMYDDGLLKHNFSSEIDNAISISSLTGHNLNKLINRIFFISQNINIPYHNVNDFYNNYDSIKKKFSLNCNSNNNQESIKKETKKEMKNFDLNLLQKYIRKSDFLLALDKKPFGMGIVVDISKDSSKGTILNVIVRNGFFIEGNYFICGSAYGKIQKMYKFNSDFKECCTYASIGMAVQISGIKKYGNATTDDLIFALPQNNAFRLCQYRLMVEKLSTLQVSGKEIKVSWENDMKKNEFHGEGIYENRLEMSDKRKAIEEFGIENEKIFNDVSVEEFHKSNTQLRKEENESIKIELEEEYKNNNLKNNKKEKLKSIILSDDNNESILIPEDNTFLFFNDSKKKEAFDDNISKFAKRKNEDITQEFYDHKYIENTENVDNNDYIKNISHNLLSINYLDSNESKFKNNLVSNINNNYMNTNNDSKENIEDAYNCWEINNHNLQKKKNHDNINNSKSDNILKKEDKKERQEEETKNQKQNYFKYTNISFKEKPLTVQGRKNKYSKGLYTSDNTSASNENSENSTYENDHEHVNKLNEPWYYEESEESWAKKVLQRNDELMERWRNKTRQREIEKERQIFYEKQMILKNEIQKRNLLGEEKLTEEEINEYLYDKKKDTVNTQANEEIKLPKKNRPVIPIIIRTNYVGMFDIFLNEFENLQNKYNVKISVVHGGIGPITPNDVVHAEVESNYGYCCIYAFQVKVLPDSVKQAVLSNIVIKQFDVFTDLIDDVVKRIKNIKSLITHNMYVRSLKKEKSQEGI